TGATTTGTTTCTTTCCCgctttttgtgtttaaattgaACACTGCCTTTTCTCTCAAAGTGACAACATGGAGTCTGAAAATGCCACTGACCGATATGAAGACAACAAGGATGGAAGTCGCCAGTCCCTCCGGAGTAGAAGTAAAGATTCCCGAGCATCATCcatccaaaaacacaaaagcaattCCCGGGATAATATCGAGGATAAGGATGAAAACGATTCCTGTGCTGAGAGTAGATCCAAAACTAGAACCTGGCGTTCAGATCCTGATCGGGACCAGGTATCAGATGGTGAGGGTCGGAGAAGTAGTGGCTCCTTTTACTCAGAGGACTATGAGAATGAGTCTCCTTCAGAGCGTTCGCTCTCACCACATTCCCGATCCCGGACGCCACCATCCCCTACTCCTCAAAAAGGGGTGCGGGCAAAGAGGATTTCTGTCAGCCCCCTCTACAAAACAGGTTGGTAAAGTGAGCAAGTGATCAAGTATGGATGATCAATCAATGAAACTTATTACTAACTGCTTTACTGTCCAGTGGATGACAGTGTACAGCAGATTTAACTCTGTGGCTTCTGTATGAATGAGGATAAGATGTTTATTAGCAGTTTTTATTGCTTTACTTTTATCTAATTTCTCCatcatgtgtttctgtctcataGGTGGTGTGGGGCGCAAGGGTTTGTCCCGTCCACAGCGTTTAGGTCGCCAACCCCTGACACAGCAGCATCGGAAGGGAGTGCGATCACAAAGCAACGAGTCCACAACCCCAAAAGACCTGGATCTTGTGACCAAGCGGATGCTTTCGGCCCGCCTGCTAAAGATCAATGAATTGCGCAACACTcttgctgagctgcagcagcgcaCTGATGAGCTGCGGAAAGAAAACCGAATCCTCAGACAGGTAGGCCTGATTCTCTAGATTGATTGGGGTTGAGTGAATGAGATcgtatttgtttccttttttccttcgTCTTCAACACCTGTTGCATCCTAAGATAGAATGTCTTCTTTTTTGCTCTGCAGCTTCAGTTTCGTCAAGAGAAAGCCCTGCAGCGCTACGATGACACAGAAAGCGAGATTTCCCAGTTGTTGTCGCGCCACTCCAACGAGACCCAGGTGCTGCGCGAACGACTCAGGCGCACTCAAGAGCGCGAACGTGCGGCTGAGCGGAGGCTGAAAGAAAgcgaggagcagctgcagagaagtcAGGCGACCATCATCCGGCTAAAGAAGCTGGTCGACCAGCGAGAGTTAGGAGCCAGGGACGAGTTGAGCCGCAagctggaggaagaaaagacacGAGCCCAGGAGGCAGATCGCAAGATTAAGGTAAATGCATTATTCCGTTAATTTATTTACCTGGTTATTTGTTGATATTCAATTAATACACATTTACAGGCTATAACTTCTTATAAAGCAGCTgtgattgaatttgaaaaacCATCAATCGTCTTCATTTCTGAATACGAGCTCTCCCATGCCTTCTTGAGGTGCAGTTTAGAGATTTGActcttttttgcattttataatctgtgtgtatctgaaggagctggagcgCAGCATGGAGCTGAGCAACAGCAGTTACCAGAGGCAGttggctgcagagaggaagaagaccATCAGTGCCCAGGAGGAGATCAGGaccctgcaggaggagctggagagactGACCAACAGACTTAAGGTGCAtatacacagaaatacactgaaaataataactgaaacaaaatgttttagGATTGTGCATAAAAAGCAAGATGGTCCACGTatgaaatttacattttgtttatttttacattctcatcaggagaaggagagagaactAGACGCCACAAACATTTATGCCAACCGCATGGTGAAATCCTCACGTAGAACAGATGCTGACAGCTGCACAAAGCGGAAAGGTAACACTTAGCTGTGATTATAATCCCCGTTATTCTGTTTTGGTGCTGGTTGGTTGTTCGGTGCTCATTAACAACAAAGTTTACCCTGGTATATATTctgattttatttcacatctaGTCCCCAGCAGGAACAGCAGCAAGGCAGTGCAGACTCAAGATATGGTGTCCAGTCTGGGTTTCCCCACACCCCCCCCTGCCATCACCGATGCCAATGATTACAGTGAGCAGGGACCTGATGAATACCTATCACTCAAGGCAgagtgtctcctcctcacctctctcaccATCCACATTTCATCTTTTGATACAGCACACAGTCTGTCATTCACCTGTTGTAACGCTTTCTGTCAACAGGAGCTTGGTGGAGGGGACAGACAGGCAAAGACCGAAGACAGGAATCAAAACCGGGAGCGACAGAAGACGAGTGacaaggaaaaggaaagagacagggagaaagaGCAAGACAAGCAGCAACTCAAGCAGGAGATGAATGCGCATGAAGAGAAGGCGAAGAGATTAAGAGACGGTAAAGACAAGAGTATCCACACAGAACATGTACTTATtgtctgaaaatgactttaatttaaattcataaCCAACTATCTTCACAGGCGGTGAGAAAGAATCTGAggaagaagacagaaagaagacaaGTTCACTGTTGAACCAGAAGGAGAATGAGAACAACAGGAAGCGTGGTCATGtccaggaggaggtggagaggtggaaCCAAGAGGTTCTGGCCAATCAGCATACAGCAGAGGAAGCACGTGAGAAAAAAGAGCAGCTGCTGGCCAAGATGCGCGATATAGATCGTCAAAACCAGGGCGGCCAGGACTCCATGTTTGCTGAGTCGAGTCTTTCCGAGACCAACAAAAGTTCAAGCGACCACttttctcctcgtcctcctgagCAGAGGAACCATAACTCTTCGATTTTCAGCCTCACGGCACCAGAGGAGTCGGCCAGTTTGGGTGCTGGGGATGGAAGCGGAGTAGGTGGAAGGAGAATAGCAGGTATAGAGGGTGGAGCAGCGACAACAGGGGTGGGGAGGAGAGCACTACGCCCTCAAATCTCCAGTGACGATTTGGCGTTCGGAGCCTACGCGCCATCTTTCGGGCTCTCAACTTCCCGCGGGTCTTTTGGtttccctccacctccatccAGAGAGGACAGGGACTCTGCTTTAGAGGCAATAGGTGTTTTTAGTCTCAGAGGGgtggagacagaaaaagagaaggacaCAGAAAAAGGGACGGGCAAGGATAGAAAGTCTAGTCTGATGCAGCAGCTCTTTGGAGCAATAGCCACACCCGCTGGTGACGGTGTGAGCGCCTCCAATAGAATGGGGGTCCTTAGTAGTCCTCCAACTACCAATGGGGTACATTCAAGAAAGGAAAGACTCCACAGCTTCAACTCAGGGTCTTCCACTCCTCCTGCGTCCTCTTTAAGCATCCTACATGTAGCTGATAGCCGACCTGCCATCCGTGCCATCCCCTCATTCGATGACGACATAGAGGAACTGACTTTATGAAAGTAATTTAGCCCAGAGGTAGTCGTTCTCATAGTCGGCCGCCACGTCTGTTAAATGAGGACCattatcaacaaaaacaaccaaacataGAAGGGAAGAAACTGCAAAGTGTTAAAAGTACTATATGACAACATACATGATAATATATTTCCGCTTTTTATTCGTCTTAAAATTGTCATCATGTAGGAAATATGTAATTGAAAGTGGTTgtacagaaaatgtgttttaattgtaGTTGCACTTTTtagacttttgttttatttgaagatGTGTGTCACTGGCTGTAGTTCAGTTTATCTGAGAAACACAAAGTCCGCagagccacaacacacacacacacacacacacacacacacacacacacacacacacacacacacacacacacacacacacacacacacacacacgatcccTGCATCTTGTCCAATAAACACAAAGACCCAATATGAGAAGTACAGACAGTGAAACTGGGAAAAACATTGTCTCAATA
This window of the Hippoglossus stenolepis isolate QCI-W04-F060 chromosome 20, HSTE1.2, whole genome shotgun sequence genome carries:
- the lca5 gene encoding lebercilin, which produces MESENATDRYEDNKDGSRQSLRSRSKDSRASSIQKHKSNSRDNIEDKDENDSCAESRSKTRTWRSDPDRDQVSDGEGRRSSGSFYSEDYENESPSERSLSPHSRSRTPPSPTPQKGVRAKRISVSPLYKTGGVGRKGLSRPQRLGRQPLTQQHRKGVRSQSNESTTPKDLDLVTKRMLSARLLKINELRNTLAELQQRTDELRKENRILRQLQFRQEKALQRYDDTESEISQLLSRHSNETQVLRERLRRTQERERAAERRLKESEEQLQRSQATIIRLKKLVDQRELGARDELSRKLEEEKTRAQEADRKIKELERSMELSNSSYQRQLAAERKKTISAQEEIRTLQEELERLTNRLKEKERELDATNIYANRMVKSSRRTDADSCTKRKVPSRNSSKAVQTQDMVSSLGFPTPPPAITDANDYSEQGPDEYLSLKELGGGDRQAKTEDRNQNRERQKTSDKEKERDREKEQDKQQLKQEMNAHEEKAKRLRDGGEKESEEEDRKKTSSLLNQKENENNRKRGHVQEEVERWNQEVLANQHTAEEAREKKEQLLAKMRDIDRQNQGGQDSMFAESSLSETNKSSSDHFSPRPPEQRNHNSSIFSLTAPEESASLGAGDGSGVGGRRIAGIEGGAATTGVGRRALRPQISSDDLAFGAYAPSFGLSTSRGSFGFPPPPSREDRDSALEAIGVFSLRGVETEKEKDTEKGTGKDRKSSLMQQLFGAIATPAGDGVSASNRMGVLSSPPTTNGVHSRKERLHSFNSGSSTPPASSLSILHVADSRPAIRAIPSFDDDIEELTL